GATGCGCAAATGCTGATCGTGCCGCACCTTGGGGTCCAGCGGCGCGGAAAGAATGACGGAAATAGCGGGGGCTTCCTGAAAGGTTCTTTCGCTGATGTCCACCACCTTGAAAGCCTGATCGGCCAGGGCGCCGCCCGCGGCCAGGCAGGCGATAACCAGCGCCGTAAGAATCAATGCGGCCTTTTTCATGATTTGGCCTCCTGTAACATATTGTCGATAAATTCCGGCAGCATGAGGATATTCAAAGGCTCTTTTCCATCCTTGGGCGCGTTCATGAGAGCCTGAAAATAACAGCCTGTGCAGACGTGCACCATGGTTTGGGTTTGGACCGAGTTCATCATATGGGCGGCGCCTTCGGGCTTGTAGCAGCATTGAGGGGCGGAGATGGAATGCACGCCCAGGCCTTTGATTTTGGAAAAGCACTTGCTCACCCCTTTGAGATCCATGGGAACCGGGGCGAATTTTTTGTGCAGGCGATAGCATCCCGCGTAGTAGTCGATGTCCATGTCCCGCTCCAGGGAAGGCAGGCATTCGTCAATGGCGGTGGGATAGAACACGATATTTTCGTCCGGGAACGCGTGTTTGTAAATGGGATAGCAGGGAGAGCAGAATATCACCAAACGGCTTGCGCCCAACTGTCTTGCCTTGTTGATATTTTGCTCCACAAAGGTTCGGGAGAGATCCTGGCACTCGGCCAGGGCTTCCTGATCCTTGGCCTTGATGGCCGGGCGGTACAGGTTGTTTCCGCAGCAATATTCCTCGGACAGGAAAGTGTAGGAAAAGCCCGCGCGGTCAAACACCCAGGCCAGGGCCTGCAACACCTTGGGCATGGCCGGCAGAATCTGGCACCCGGTGACAATGACGTTTTCCGCTTTTTGATCGCAAGGCAGCCCGTGCTGCTCTAAAATTTCCTTGCGGTCAGGAGCGTTGGCGAATGTGGCGCCTGTCTGACGGATGAGTTTGACCGTCTGCTTGTCTATGAGTGGGTGCATGGGCTCCTCCTTAATAAATTTAACTTGCATTTACAGTGGTTTACATATTTTTCAACAAAGAGTCGTTTATCAGTGCTTCGCATCCGCTATTGCCATTCAGATGGCACGGTTTGTGCTTCCTTTTATCCATAATAGCACAGAATTCCGGGAGGTATAGCTTAGGGAAGCATTCTCCATAATTTTTTCACATAAAACGGGTTTTGGAACCGGCGCCTCCACAAATTCTGCACAAACAGCCTTGGAAAGCGGACAAAGGATCATCTATGGCGCAATTTGACGAGAACGGGAAAAAGATGGTGGTGAAAATCGTGTACTACGGTCCGGCGCTGAGCGGGAAGACCACCAACCTCATGCGTTTGCACGACGCCGTCAATCCAAGCCGGCGGGGCGATCTGCTGACATTGGAAACCAAAGGGGACCGGACCCTTTTTTTTGACCTGCTTCCCCTGGCGGCGAGATCCAAGAGCAATTTCTTGGCCAAGATCAAATTGTACACCGTACCCGGCCAGGTGGCCCACGACGCCACCCGAAAGGCGGTTTTGTCCCGGGCGGACGGCGTGGTGTTCGTAGCGGACTCCCAACTGACCCAATCCATGAGCAACTTCGAGAGCTTCGACAATCTGGAGAACAACGCCCAAAGGGTGGGCCTGGACCTGGACCCCCTGCCTTTGGTGATTCAATACAATAAAAGAGATTTGCAGGACATCGAACCGGAGGACGAAGTGTCGGCCCGGTGGAGCCCCACGGGCTTGCCTCTGGTCTTTGCCACGGCCCTGAAAGGCCGGGGCGTTGTAGAAACTTTTCAACGGATACTGAGTGCGACGTACCAATCCCTGGACCGGATGCACGGGCTGGAGGAAAATTTCGACATGGTGGAAGACGACTTTTTGAGCCTGATAGGGGGCGGAAGATAAAATAAATGCAGCAAGAGGACGGGCGTCAAAAAGGAGATGCAATGCATTCTCAAAAATACATTTTGGAAGACGACGGCGGCCTGGAGGATTTTGACCGGGAATACGACATTACCCAGTTGCTTCCTCCACCTTTAATGGAAAAAGGGACTTACCATCTGAAGGGGTTGGGATTGGACAAGTCCTTTGTTCTTCATCCCGACGGAAAGGAATATTATTCCTTCCATGTTTTGAAAAATGAGGACTTGGCCGTCCTTCAAGAAGCCGTCAAGAACTGCCCCGACAAAGGCATGCGGCTTGACATGTCGGAGGCGCCTGTCCGGTTGTATCCATTGATGCACGAAGCGGAAACGGTGGGCTTTTTGGGGCTCGGGCCGTCCAATCCCGAAACCCGCCCAGTGGAAATCCTGATATTCTCCATTTTAAAGGAATTCATGACCATGAACCAGCAGGTCCTCATGACTATGGGCCTGCACGGCAAGGTGGTGGAAGACACTTATAAGGCCCTGGAGCGGCGCAACGCCATGCTGGAGGAGTCGGAGCAAAAATACAGGCGCCTGGCGGAGACCCTGGAAAAGGAAGTGGAAAGAAAGGCGGAGAAAATCCGAAAAACCCAGGAAATGCTCCTGCTGCAGGAAAAAATGGCCTCCATCGGGCAGCTTGCCGCCGGGGTGGCCCATGAAATCAATAATCCGACAGGGTTTATATCCAGCAACCTAAACTCGTTAAAAGAATACGGCGCGGATTTTAAATTGCTTTTCGGCAAATATCGGGACCTTGTAAAAGCAATCCACGACAGCCACACAGGAGGCCGCATCCCGGCGCGGGTGCAGGAGAAATTGGACGAAGTGCGGAAAACGGAACAGGACATAGACGTGGATTTTCTGCTGGACGACATTCTGACCCTGGTGGACGAGTCCATGGACGGCGCGGACAGAATTAAAAAGATCGTGCAGGACCTGAAGGATTTCGCCCATCCGGAAAAGCATGCAATCCAATATTCTGATCTCAATCGGATCATGGATTCCACCTTGAATATTGTTCGCAACGAGCTCAAATACAAAACCCGGGTGGAGCGGCAATACGGGAATCTGGACGAAGTTCCCTGCTATCCCCAGCAAATCGGCCAGGTGTTTATGAATCTCCTGGTCAACGCGGCGCAGGCCATGGAAAGCAGCGGGGAAATCCATATTAAAACCTATATGGAGGAGGACTTCGCCGTGGTTGAGGTCCGTGACACGGGCGCGGGCATCGCCAAGGAAAATCTCTCCCGCATCTTCGACCCCTTTTTCACCACCAAGGAGGTGGGCCAGGGCACGGGGCTTGGTTTGAATGTGGCTTACAAAATAGTCGACAGGCACCATGGGAGCATTAAGGCGGACAGCCAGCTTGGACAAGGAACTTGTTTCACCATCAAGATCCCGAAGGAGAACCCTGACATGGAATGCGAAGCCGGAGAAGAGGAATGCCAAAATTAGCCTCGCTGTTTATGGGCGGAAAAGCGCAGGAAGCAAAGGAAGTCACCTCCCTGAAAAAGGAAAGCAGCCGGTACGCCATCCTGTTTGTTGATGACGAGCCTCATGTTTTAAAGGCCATGAGGAGGATATTCCGGAAGGAGAACTACCGTTTATTGACCGCCGAGTCCGCGGAGGAGGCCCTTGAAACGCTTAGGGCGGCCAGGGTGCACGTGATCGTCTCGGACCATCGCATGCCGGGCATGCAGGGCGCTGACCTGCTGCGCAAGGTCAAGGAGCTTTATCCCCAAACCATCCGGATCATGCTCACCGGGCATGCGGACGTAAACGCCATTATGGGGGCTATCAACGAAGGCGCGGTCTACAAGTTCATCACCAAACCCTGGAACGACGACGATCTGCGCATCACCGTGGGCCTGGCCCTGGAGCAGTACGACCTGATTAAGGAAAACGTCTATTTAAAAAATCGCCAGAAAGAACAGACCAAGAAAATCAAGACCCTCACCAAATGCTTTAGCGCCAACCGCAGCCAAATCGGACGGATGCTGGTGAAGCGCAACCTGTTGACCAAGGAGGACTTGGAAAAGGCCCAGCAGGTCCAGGCCAGGAGCGACAAAATCCTGCCTGCCATATTGACGGAAATGAAGCTGGCGGACGAAAAAACCATCATGGAGGTCATGGAGGAGGAGCTTAAGATCAACCGGGTGAATCCCGCCGAATTCACGGCTTCGGCGCCGCTGGCCTCGCTCATTCCCTCGGAAATTTGCGAAAAGCATTTACTCGTCCCCCTAAAGAGAATGGACGGCCAGCTTGTGACGGCCATGGCCGACCCCACGGATTTGGTGAAGATCGACGAACTCCGTTTTTTAACAGGCATGCCGATCAAGCCCGCTCTGGCGACGCACGAGGATATCAGGAAAAAAGTGCAGGAGTTGTATGGGGGCGAATCGGCCCTCAACTCCGTGATATCGGAAATCGAATTGATGGATCCCACGGAAACCATTGAAATCATCCTGGAGGAGGATGAAGTGGTGGACGTGGACGAGCTATTGAAAAGCAAGGATCAGCCCCCGGCCATCCGCATCGTCAACTCCATTATTTCGGACGCCCTGCGCCACGGCGCTTCGGACGTGCACATCGAGCCCAAGACCAAATATTTGATGGTAAGATACCGGATCGATGATCTGCTGCAGGAAAAAATCCGCATTCCCATGGCCATGCATCCGCCCATTGTGTCCCGGATCAAGGTCATGAGCGAATTGGACATCACCGAACGCCGCAAGCCCCAGGACGGCCGGGTGACGGTCAAAGCCTCCACCAAGACCGTGGACATGCGGATTTCCAGTCTGCCCACGGTGAACGGGGAAAAAATCGTCCTGCGCATATTGGATAAAAACGCCGCAAGCCAGGAATTGGAGGATTTGGGGCTCACCTCCATGGACATGGAGAAAATCCTGCGCTTCATCCGCCAGCCCCAAGGCATGGTCCTGGCCACCGGCCCCACGGGCAGCGGCAAAACCAGCACCTTGTACGCCATGCTTAGGAGGGGGGCGTCCATAACCAAGAACTTCACCACCATCGAAGATCCCGTGGAATATCACATGGGCATGGCCGAACAGGTGAACGTGCGGGAGAAAATCGGCCTGGACTTTCCCACCATCCTCCGGTCCATCCTGCGCCAGGATCCCAACGTGATCATGCTGGGTGAAATCCGGGACTTCCAGACCGCCGAGGTGGCCTTTCACGCCGCCCTGACCGGGCATCTGGTTTTAAGCACGCTGCACACAAACGGCAGCATCGCCTCCATTATCCGGCTTCGGGACATGGGCATTAAATCCTATGTTATGAGCGAGGCCCTGACCGGAATCATCGCCCAACGCCTTTTACGGAGGATTTGCCCCCATTGCATGGAAGACTCCCAAGTGGATGCGGAGGTGCTGAAAGCCCTGAGGTTGGATCCCGACCGCCTGGACTTCACCCCCAAAAAAGGCCGGGGCTGCCCCCAATGCAATGGCGGCGGATACAAAGGCCGCATAGGCGTGTATGAAGTGCTGGAGTTCGACTCCGAATTCCGACGCATGGTCCACAGCGGCGCCTCGGACGCCGAACTCATGAGAGCCGCCAGCCAGGCCAACATGAAAACCATCCTGGAAGACTCCATGGACAAAGTGCGCGCCGGAATCTCCACCTGCGAAGAGGTTCTGCGGGTTTTGGGGCCTCAAAACACCCTGGAAATCCTTTGCCCGGCCTGCAATCACACCATGGCCCAGCGATTCAATTACTGCCCTCACTGCGCCGCAGCCCTGGTGTTGCGCTGCCGCTCGTGCCATTCCTTTTTGGAGGAAAGTTGGAAAATCTGCCCCCATTGCGGCGCCCAAAGCCCCCTTGTGGATAAGGAAGGATAGCTTTTTGGGGAAGAAATCAATAGCGAGAAAAATCATTGTGGCTGCGGGCGTCCTCATCCGTTACGGTTTTTGGCCGCCTTCCGGAAACAAGGAATAGAATTGATTTCAAATAGTTCGATATGCATTCCCACGCAAAGCATGGGAACGAGCAGACGGCCCAGATAAGGTTGCAAACACACCGTCGCGGCGCTCCTGCGTGAACGTCGATATTTTTTGGGCGGTCCAGGCATTGTAGTCTGATGCCTGGGTTGCTTTAGCAACACAAGGTGCGGCCGGGTTGGGTTATTGAAATCGGGGTGGGTCGGCGGGCGGATGGCGTTGACTGAACTTTAATTTTATTGGTTTTTGGATAGGATATCCATCACCTGGAGCCGGTTGGTTCCTTCCAACAACAAGCTCGCACCTTCTGCTTGCGCGCCCAGGCAAGATACTGCGTTGCTTGTGGCAGGCCTCCCGCGACGATATGCGGTCAATCCGCCGCCTCTGTTCGCTATCCCCGCGAAGGGGTTTTGGCGGGATGATGGCGGCGATTTGTACAAATTGTAAAGCAATCCTACACCATTCCCCATAACCCCATCTACCCAAATAAGCAATATATTCATAAATATAGAATGTTACACAAAATACCTCCTCTGGCGCCCATATTGCCGTTATGCCTACTGGGAGACAACCACAAAAATCAGCCTGTTGGACAAAGGAGACTTTTATGGATTGCAATATAGTTATTGTTGGGGGAGGTCCGGCCGGAGTCATAACAGCCCTGACGGCGAAAAGCGTATACCCGGAAAAAAGTGTGTACATTATCAAGGAAATCGCAGACGGCGTAATCCCCTGCTCCATTCCATATATGATCTACACTCTGGCGGACCCGGCCCAAAGCATCCTGGGAAACAAGCCTTTGGAAGACGCAGGCGTGAAAATTATCGTGGATAAGGCGGAATCCCTGGACACGGCGGCCAGCGTGCTCACCCTGGCTTCAGGCCGAACCATCGACTACGAGCGGTTGGTGATCGCCACAGGCAGTTCTCCCGTGGTCCCGCCTATTCCGGGCGTAGAACTGCCCGGGGTGTTCAGCATTACCAAAAGCCTTTCGGCCATAAGCCTGTTGCGGGAAAAAGCCAGGGCAGCCAAACGGGTGGTTATTCTGGGAGGCGGGTTTATCGGCGCGGAGTTCGCTGACGAATTGACGCGCAACCCGGACGCGGAAGTGCACATTGTGGAAATATTGCCCAGACTCTTGTCCCAGGACTTTGACGACGAGTTCTGCGACGCCGCAACGGCGGAGCTTGCCGGAACGGGCGTGCAAGTTCATACAGGCAGACGGGCCATATCAATAGGCGGCGAGGACAAGGTGAAAAGGGTGGAACTGGACGACGGAACGTCCCTTCAAGCAGACATCGTGATTATCGGCGTGGGCGGCAGGCCCAATGCCGAACTTGCTGCGAAGGCCGGGCTGACCGTCACCGAAAAAGGCTCCATTTGGGTGGATTCTTATATGCGCACCACGGTGAAATCCGTATTCGCGGTGGGCGACTGCGCCTTAAAGCGGGATTTTTTCACCAGAGAGGAAGCCCCCGTCTGGCTGGCCTCCACAGCAACATCTGAAGCCAGAATAGCAGGAACCAACCTGTACGGCATTCGGGTGCTCAGACAGATCCAAGGAACCGTGTCCGCCTTTTCCACCAAAATAGGAGGCCTTTGCCTGGCCAGCGCAGGCATGACGCGCAGGATGTGCGAGGAGGAAGGATTCCGCATTGTCACCGGCGAGGCCATGGCGCCGGACCGGCATCCTGGATTTTTACCCGGCGCCTCGCCCATGAGGGTTAAGCTGATTTTCGCCAACCGAAGCGGAGCCTTGCTGGGAGGACAGATTTCCGGCGGGCCTTCGGTTGGGGAGTTGATCAACGCCATATCCATCGGCATTCAAATGCAGTTGAACGTGCGGCAGTTGGATATGATGCAGATCGCCACCCATCCCCTATTGACCTCGGCGCCCACGGTGCATCCGCTGATTAATGCGGCCCATAACGCCCTGGCCAAATTGAGGCTGCAGAAGTAGAAAAAAATCGGGCGAACGGAGTTGATCCGTTCGCCCGACATAATTTTTGGTTGGTTTAGGAATGAGTTAGAGCGCCCAGGCGGCCTTGGCGCCTTCGTCCGTGGCTTCGATAATGCGGCGCACCTGAACGGCGTCGCCCACCACAGTATGCTGGATTCCCAAATTCATGAGGGCTTCCTTCAGATCTTCGCGCGGCTTCATGCCCGCGGCCAGAACCACCTGATCCACGCCTTCCAGAACGTCTTCCTTGTCGTCAAAGCGCAGGGTCACCTTGTCTCCGTCCACGGCGGCCAGGACCGCGCCGAACAGGAACATGACGTTGGCTTCGCGCATGCGTTTATGCAACTGGTATCCGTGGCCGGTGATCTTGAGGACCGGAGATTGCTTGAGCATTTCCAGCAAGGTGACCTTGCAGCCCTTTTGGACCAGGAAGTCGGCGGTTTCCATGCCGATGAGGCCGGCGCCCACGATGATCGCGTTTTTGCCGGCCGGGACTTCCTGATTCAGCACCTGCCATGCGTCGCAAACGCTGGGCTGATCCTGCCCCTGGAAATCGGGCATGATCTTTTTTCCGCCGATGGCCAGGATTACGGCTTGGGGCTTGCCTTCCTTGATCATATCCTCGGTGACCGTCACGCCGGTTTGAATGTCCACGCCCGCTTTTTTCACCTGGGCCGCCAGCCAGTCGATCCATTGTCCGTAGACTTCCTTATGCGGCGCCTGGCGGGCGAACTGAATCTGGCCGCCAAGATGGTTGGATTGCTCAAACAGACTGACCTTGTGGCCGAGTTTGGCGGCCTCGTAAGCCGCCGTAAGCCCGGCGGGGCCGGCGCCCACCACCCAGACATTCTTGGGATTTTCCGCGGGGCCTTTGGGAACCAGGGTTTCCTGGCCGGTTTCCGGGTTGATGGCGCAACGGACGCTGGAGCCCATTTCCAGGATCAGACGCTCAATGCAGCCCTGGTTGCAGGCCAGGCAGGTGCGGATGTCTTCATAGCGGCCTTCCTGAGCCTTTATCAGGAAATCCGGGTCGGCCAGGACCTGGCGGCCGAAGGCGATCATGTCCGCGTC
This genomic stretch from Desulfatibacillum aliphaticivorans DSM 15576 harbors:
- a CDS encoding ATPase, T2SS/T4P/T4SS family, with the protein product MPKLASLFMGGKAQEAKEVTSLKKESSRYAILFVDDEPHVLKAMRRIFRKENYRLLTAESAEEALETLRAARVHVIVSDHRMPGMQGADLLRKVKELYPQTIRIMLTGHADVNAIMGAINEGAVYKFITKPWNDDDLRITVGLALEQYDLIKENVYLKNRQKEQTKKIKTLTKCFSANRSQIGRMLVKRNLLTKEDLEKAQQVQARSDKILPAILTEMKLADEKTIMEVMEEELKINRVNPAEFTASAPLASLIPSEICEKHLLVPLKRMDGQLVTAMADPTDLVKIDELRFLTGMPIKPALATHEDIRKKVQELYGGESALNSVISEIELMDPTETIEIILEEDEVVDVDELLKSKDQPPAIRIVNSIISDALRHGASDVHIEPKTKYLMVRYRIDDLLQEKIRIPMAMHPPIVSRIKVMSELDITERRKPQDGRVTVKASTKTVDMRISSLPTVNGEKIVLRILDKNAASQELEDLGLTSMDMEKILRFIRQPQGMVLATGPTGSGKTSTLYAMLRRGASITKNFTTIEDPVEYHMGMAEQVNVREKIGLDFPTILRSILRQDPNVIMLGEIRDFQTAEVAFHAALTGHLVLSTLHTNGSIASIIRLRDMGIKSYVMSEALTGIIAQRLLRRICPHCMEDSQVDAEVLKALRLDPDRLDFTPKKGRGCPQCNGGGYKGRIGVYEVLEFDSEFRRMVHSGASDAELMRAASQANMKTILEDSMDKVRAGISTCEEVLRVLGPQNTLEILCPACNHTMAQRFNYCPHCAAALVLRCRSCHSFLEESWKICPHCGAQSPLVDKEG
- a CDS encoding FAD-dependent oxidoreductase, which gives rise to MLDHLMSPIKIRNLELKNRCVIPPMGTNLGNPNGTVTEKNLAYIKRRAETGVGLVITEIVGVHPSGCVGLGIFDDKYIPGLTQMVDAIHSAGSKAALQLHHAGREAPFQLQKGKALGPSAIPSFVYGQPPKEMTKDDIKMIISAFGDAAVRAQAAGADAVEIHGAHGYLLTQFMSVHANQRTDEYGGDFKNRARFVIEVVEEVRKRVGDDYPVLLRISAEEYIKHGYTVDEVLTILPELIGAGVDVLHASVGTHGSPGGITSAPVEYEAGWNIWRAKKIKEAVDIPVIGVGRYTDPREADKAIANGDADMIAFGRQVLADPDFLIKAQEGRYEDIRTCLACNQGCIERLILEMGSSVRCAINPETGQETLVPKGPAENPKNVWVVGAGPAGLTAAYEAAKLGHKVSLFEQSNHLGGQIQFARQAPHKEVYGQWIDWLAAQVKKAGVDIQTGVTVTEDMIKEGKPQAVILAIGGKKIMPDFQGQDQPSVCDAWQVLNQEVPAGKNAIIVGAGLIGMETADFLVQKGCKVTLLEMLKQSPVLKITGHGYQLHKRMREANVMFLFGAVLAAVDGDKVTLRFDDKEDVLEGVDQVVLAAGMKPREDLKEALMNLGIQHTVVGDAVQVRRIIEATDEGAKAAWAL
- a CDS encoding GTP-binding protein, encoding MAQFDENGKKMVVKIVYYGPALSGKTTNLMRLHDAVNPSRRGDLLTLETKGDRTLFFDLLPLAARSKSNFLAKIKLYTVPGQVAHDATRKAVLSRADGVVFVADSQLTQSMSNFESFDNLENNAQRVGLDLDPLPLVIQYNKRDLQDIEPEDEVSARWSPTGLPLVFATALKGRGVVETFQRILSATYQSLDRMHGLEENFDMVEDDFLSLIGGGR
- a CDS encoding FAD-dependent oxidoreductase is translated as MDCNIVIVGGGPAGVITALTAKSVYPEKSVYIIKEIADGVIPCSIPYMIYTLADPAQSILGNKPLEDAGVKIIVDKAESLDTAASVLTLASGRTIDYERLVIATGSSPVVPPIPGVELPGVFSITKSLSAISLLREKARAAKRVVILGGGFIGAEFADELTRNPDAEVHIVEILPRLLSQDFDDEFCDAATAELAGTGVQVHTGRRAISIGGEDKVKRVELDDGTSLQADIVIIGVGGRPNAELAAKAGLTVTEKGSIWVDSYMRTTVKSVFAVGDCALKRDFFTREEAPVWLASTATSEARIAGTNLYGIRVLRQIQGTVSAFSTKIGGLCLASAGMTRRMCEEEGFRIVTGEAMAPDRHPGFLPGASPMRVKLIFANRSGALLGGQISGGPSVGELINAISIGIQMQLNVRQLDMMQIATHPLLTSAPTVHPLINAAHNALAKLRLQK
- a CDS encoding heterodisulfide reductase-related iron-sulfur binding cluster, which produces MHPLIDKQTVKLIRQTGATFANAPDRKEILEQHGLPCDQKAENVIVTGCQILPAMPKVLQALAWVFDRAGFSYTFLSEEYCCGNNLYRPAIKAKDQEALAECQDLSRTFVEQNINKARQLGASRLVIFCSPCYPIYKHAFPDENIVFYPTAIDECLPSLERDMDIDYYAGCYRLHKKFAPVPMDLKGVSKCFSKIKGLGVHSISAPQCCYKPEGAAHMMNSVQTQTMVHVCTGCYFQALMNAPKDGKEPLNILMLPEFIDNMLQEAKS
- a CDS encoding sensor histidine kinase, with the protein product MHSQKYILEDDGGLEDFDREYDITQLLPPPLMEKGTYHLKGLGLDKSFVLHPDGKEYYSFHVLKNEDLAVLQEAVKNCPDKGMRLDMSEAPVRLYPLMHEAETVGFLGLGPSNPETRPVEILIFSILKEFMTMNQQVLMTMGLHGKVVEDTYKALERRNAMLEESEQKYRRLAETLEKEVERKAEKIRKTQEMLLLQEKMASIGQLAAGVAHEINNPTGFISSNLNSLKEYGADFKLLFGKYRDLVKAIHDSHTGGRIPARVQEKLDEVRKTEQDIDVDFLLDDILTLVDESMDGADRIKKIVQDLKDFAHPEKHAIQYSDLNRIMDSTLNIVRNELKYKTRVERQYGNLDEVPCYPQQIGQVFMNLLVNAAQAMESSGEIHIKTYMEEDFAVVEVRDTGAGIAKENLSRIFDPFFTTKEVGQGTGLGLNVAYKIVDRHHGSIKADSQLGQGTCFTIKIPKENPDMECEAGEEECQN